The Candidatus Bathyarchaeia archaeon DNA segment AGCTATAGAAGAATAAAAAAAGTCGATGCTTACCTCTCTTTTTTAACAAACTGGTCCTTAGGCGCGCCACAAACTGGACAAAGCCAATCATCAGGTAATTTTTCAAAGGGCGTTCCAGGTTTTACGCCGTGATCAGGATCTCCTTGCTCTGGGTCGTATATATAGCCGCAAACTGTGCATTCCCACTTATCCAATTATTAAAGCCTCCGAAAATCAAAAATGATAATAACGTTTTGTGAGTAAATAAATAATTTGGATGTGTCTAATATGG contains these protein-coding regions:
- a CDS encoding rubredoxin, which produces MDKWECTVCGYIYDPEQGDPDHGVKPGTPFEKLPDDWLCPVCGAPKDQFVKKER